From a region of the Thioalkalivibrio sp. XN279 genome:
- a CDS encoding glycosyl hydrolase family 17 protein, giving the protein MSNLYQRKLPLAGIDTSGMTTRELGELAREILDEGIHGICFSPYLPHQSPGDIIEAGQVEQRLELIRPWVKWIRSFSCTDGNELIPALAASKGLKTMVGVWLSDDHELNERELANGIAVAQAGHASILAVGNEVLLRGDLTEDELLDYLSRAKAAVPDVPVGYVDAYFEFVDHPRITAACDVLLANCYPFWEGCPAPYALLYMKDMYRRVARAAGGKRVIVSETGWPTIGKATGGAEPSYENALKYFIDTCRWAHEDEIEMFYFSAFDEPWKVAAEGDVGAYWGLLDKDGKPKYW; this is encoded by the coding sequence ATGTCGAACCTGTACCAGAGAAAACTGCCGTTGGCCGGCATCGATACCTCCGGGATGACTACCCGGGAACTTGGAGAGCTGGCGCGGGAGATCCTGGACGAGGGCATCCACGGAATCTGCTTCAGCCCATATCTTCCGCACCAGTCGCCCGGCGACATCATCGAGGCCGGCCAGGTGGAGCAACGTCTCGAGCTGATCCGGCCCTGGGTGAAATGGATCCGGAGCTTTTCCTGTACCGATGGCAACGAGCTCATTCCGGCGCTGGCCGCGAGCAAGGGTCTCAAGACCATGGTCGGCGTATGGCTGAGCGACGATCACGAACTGAACGAGCGCGAGCTGGCGAATGGCATTGCCGTGGCGCAGGCCGGACACGCTTCCATCCTCGCCGTGGGGAACGAAGTCTTGCTGCGCGGCGACCTGACAGAGGATGAACTGCTCGACTACCTGTCACGCGCCAAGGCGGCAGTCCCGGACGTGCCGGTAGGCTACGTGGACGCCTACTTCGAGTTCGTCGACCATCCTCGCATTACAGCCGCCTGCGACGTGTTGCTCGCAAATTGCTATCCGTTCTGGGAGGGCTGCCCCGCCCCGTATGCACTGCTCTACATGAAGGACATGTATCGCCGCGTGGCCAGGGCCGCAGGGGGTAAGCGTGTTATCGTCAGTGAAACGGGCTGGCCCACGATCGGCAAGGCAACGGGAGGCGCAGAGCCGTCCTACGAAAATGCCCTGAAATACTTTATCGACACCTGCCGCTGGGCACACGAGGACGAGATCGAGATGTTCTACTTCTCGGCCTTCGATGAACCCTGGAAAGTCGCGGCGGAAGGGGATGTCGGTGCCTACTGGGGCCTGCTCGACAAGGACGGCAAACCCAAGTACTGGTAA